Proteins co-encoded in one Colletes latitarsis isolate SP2378_abdomen chromosome 2, iyColLati1, whole genome shotgun sequence genomic window:
- the Der-2 gene encoding derlin 2, whose product MAYQMFRQEYMQMPVVTRAYTTACVITTVAVQLDLMSPFRLYFNPTLIIEQYQLWRLITTFLFFGNMGFNFFFNMIFTYRYCRMLEEGSFRRRTADFVMMFIFGAICMIMFAFFVNVMFLGHAFTIMLVYVWSRRNPFVRLNFFGLINFQAPYLPWVLLGFSILLGNTIWVDLVGMAVGHMYYFAEDVFPRSRGGFRVLKTPQILKTLFDAHPEDPDYTPPPEDRPGGFNWAQEANVQ is encoded by the exons ATGTTTCGGCAGGAGTACATGCAAATGCCTGTGGTGACACGAGCTTACACAACAGCTTGTGTCATCACGACTGTTGCTGTG CAACTAGACTTGATGTCACCGTTTCGGTTGTATTTCAATCCTACACTAATAATCGAACAATATCAG CTATGGAGATTAATAACaacgtttttattttttggaaatatgggtttcaatttcttttttaatatgatCTTCACGTATCGTTATTGTCGAATGTTGGAAGAAGGATCATTCCGCAGAAGGACAGCTGACTTTGTAATGATGTTCATTTTTGGAGCCATATGCATGATT ATGTTTGCGTTTTTTGTTAATGTAATGTTCCTGGGCCATGCGTTTACAATTATGTTAGTTTATGTTTGGTCAAGGCGAAACCCTTTCGTTAGATTAAACTTCTTTGGACTTATAAACTTTCAA GCGCCGTATTTGCCGTGGGTGCTTCTCGGGTTTTCTATACTTCTTGGTAATACAATATGGGTAGATCTAGTTGGAATGGCTGTAGGACACATGTATTACTTCGCGGAGGATGTATTTCCACGTTCGAGAGGAGGTTTTCGTGTTCTTAAGACTCCGCAAATACT TAAGACTTTATTTGACGCACATCCAGAAGATCCAGATTATACGCCACCACCCGAAGATCGTCCAGGTGGATTCAATTGGGCTCAAGAAGCCAATGTGCAGTGA